A portion of the Bubalus kerabau isolate K-KA32 ecotype Philippines breed swamp buffalo chromosome 1, PCC_UOA_SB_1v2, whole genome shotgun sequence genome contains these proteins:
- the CAMK2G gene encoding calcium/calmodulin-dependent protein kinase type II subunit gamma isoform X16, with the protein MATTATCTRFTDDYQLFEELGKGAFSVVRRCVKKTSTQEYAAKIINTKKLSARDHQKLEREARICRLLKHPNIVRLHDSISEEGFHYLVFDLVTGGELFEDIVAREYYSEADASHCIHQILESVNHIHQHDIVHRDLKPENLLLASKCKGAAVKLADFGLAIEVQGEQQAWFGFAGTPGYLSPEVLRKDPYGKPVDIWACGVILYILLVGYPPFWDEDQHKLYQQIKAGAYDFPSPEWDTVTPEAKNLINQMLTINPAKRITADQALKHPWVCQRSTVASMMHRQETVECLRKFNARRKLKGAILTTMLVSRNFSVGRQSSAPASPAASAAGLAGQAAKSLLNKKSDGGVKKRKSSSSVHLMPQSNNKNSLVSPAQEPAPLQTAMEPQTTVVHNATDGIKGSTESCNTTTEDEDLKAAPLRTGNGSSMPEGRSSRDRTAPSAGMQPQPSLCSSAMRKQEIIKITEQLIEAINNGDFEAYTKICDPGLTSFEPEALGNLVEGMDFHKFYFENREWSCPRTASPSTPPS; encoded by the exons ATCACCAGAAACTAGAACGTGAGGCCCGGATATGCCGACTTTTGAAACATCCAAACATCG TACGCCTCCATGACAGTATTTCTGAAGAAGGGTTTCACTACCTCGTGTTTGACCT TGTTACCGGCGGAGAGCTGTTTGAAGACATTGTGGCCAGGGAGTACTACAGTGAAGCCGATGCCAG CCACTGTATACATCAGATTCTGGAGAGTGTTAACCACATCCACCAGCACGACATCGTCCACCGGGACCTGAAG CCTGAGAACCTGCTGCTGGCGAGTAAATGCAAGGGTGCTGCTGTCAAGCTGGCTGATTTTGGCCTAGCCATCGAAGTACAGGGAGAGCAACAGGCTTGGTTTG GTTTTGCTGGCACCCCAGGTTACTTGTCCCCTGAGGTCTTGAGGAAAGATCCCTATGGAAAACCTGTGGATATCTGGGCCTGCG GGGTCATCCTGTATATCCTCCTGGTGGGCTACCCTCCTTTCTGGGATGAGGATCAGCACAAGCTATATCAGCAGATCAAGGCTGGAGCCTATGAT TTCCCATCACCAGAGTGGGACACAGTGACTCCAGAAGCCAAGAACTTGATCAACCAGATGCTGACCATAAACCCCGCAAAGCGTATCACAGCTGACCAGGCTCTTAAGCACCCATGGGTCTGC CAACGGTCCACGGTGGCATCTATGATGCATCGTCAAGAGACAGTGGAGTGCCTACGCAAGTTCAATGCCCGGAGAAAACTGAAG GGTGCCATCCTCACAACCATGCTTGTCTCCAGGAACTTTTCAG TTGGCAGGCAGAGCTCCGCCCCCGCCTCGCCTGCCGCGAGCGCCGCCGGCCTGGCCGGGCAAG CTGCCAAAAGTCTGTTGAACAAGAAGTCGGACGGCGGTGTCAAG AAAAGGAAGTCGAGTTCCAGCGTGCACCTAATG CCacagagcaacaacaaaaacagtctCGTAAGCCCAGCCCAAGAGCCCGCGCCCTTGCAGACGGCCATG GAGCCACAAACCACCGTGGTACACAACGCTACCGACGGGATCAAG GGCTCCACAGAGAGCTGCAACACCACCACAGAAGATGAGGACCTCAAAG CTGCCCCGCTCCGCACTGGGAATGGCAGCTCGATGCCTGAAGGACGGAGCTCCCGGGACAGGACAGCCCCCTCTGCAGGCATGCAGCCCCAGCCTTCTCTCTGCTCCTCAGCCA TGCGGAAACAGGAGATCATTAAGATCACAGAACAACTGATTGAGGCCATCAACAATGGGGACTTTGAGGCCTACAC GAAGATTTGTGATCCAGGCCTCACTTCCTTTGAGCCTGAGGCCCTGGGTAACCTCGTGGAAGGGATGGATTTCCATAAGTTTTACTTTGAGAATCGTGAGTGG TCCTGTCCAAGAACAGCAAGCCCATCCACaccaccatcctga